From Branchiostoma lanceolatum isolate klBraLanc5 chromosome 16, klBraLanc5.hap2, whole genome shotgun sequence:
TGACAACCAAATGACAGGTGTACGACAACCAAGCGACAGGTGTACGGCAACCCTACGACAGGTGTACGACAACCGAACGACTGGTGTACGACAGCCAGTTCGGGACCTTTGCAAGACAGTCGTGAATTTGCCGTGTGAAATATAGCTTTCTGTGTGACGTCAAAGGTTGTCGTAGATCTATCCTTTGACTTTTGACAGTTAGTTCTGTCATAGCGTCGCTGAAAGTCTCATTATAttaacaaaaatatgaaatttaGAATCGAAGTTTGTATTTTAACTCGATTTCACAAAATGCATCTCGCGGCGCATGCACAGTTTAATCCATACAGGCTTATTCAGCTATAGGCACTAAACCAGTCTAAGCGAATAGATTAGAAAATGGGGGCCATTCATTAGTGTTTACcaaatttcatatcattatTGACTTGAGTCGATGAAAGGCACGACGCTCAAGAAGATTCATTTTACTATATTTGTTTAGTCAGGTCAAACAAGACTCAGGCCAACCTTGACCCTTTTTTCAGGTACTCctgggattttaaaaaaaatcatagcaGCAATAATATTGATAATCGTACACTGTGCCCTACAGCAACACCATATCACAATATCGTCACGGTATCAACAACATAATATACACAATATAAGTGCACATAAATTACAACACTTTCATGTCTATATCTTTTAACACTTTGACTTTTGCCTCTTGTTATGGTCTCAGATtagaatatgtttttttttcgttcgTTTGTCAGAGATGACATATGCCTCACAGCCTTTTTGGTAaacattaggggtgggtaccggtaccgtgtaccggtacaaaaccggtatttcttaatggaccggtcaaaaaaaaaacggtccgtaaaaaatcagtggaccggcctatggaccgattagaaaattcatagtgccaggcggccacataactggtctaagaaagtacaaaacagcagatttaacttcgttttcgaagacgttagctgtgaatcatacctagaaacacttaaaggattagtaaacagacggcgagaagagtataattataatgttgagacaaagtgcaaacctaagaaattatatcgttccagacatgacgtttggagacttttgcgtgtgtctcgctctccaaaatatgatgtactgcgacactactataatcaggtacaggtacaggtccggacctggacctgaccctctggacctggacctggaccggacctgaattgcttgtaccggtacccacccctagtaaaCATTCAATTTCATTCACAGATATCTGATACCAGCCGGACGAGTCCATTCTGATGCAGGAGGGTAAAGAAGTCATGTTCAATGCCGAAGTTATGTCGACCCCTGCGACGCCTAGCAACCTTGCTTTTGTCGTAGTAGTGATAAAACAGCGTCCTATTGCGCATGTCCGTGGCGAATGGGtagaagccgtacagggtgatgacgtcacagaaccgAGATGCCAGGATGTAGGCAATGAGCCCGGATGTAGGGGACTTCAATTTGGGAATAAACGTTTCACGGAGTGGTCTGAAATaaaaatagaaacatagatCTGGATGTGCTCAGAAGTCTGACGTGTCGGGATCATATTTTAAATATGATCTTTCAATGGATTCACATAATGGTACAATATTAGGTTATCGAATATCTGTAGACATACgctattcttttctttcaaacataGTTTCCTCATAGTCATAGTTTTACATAGAGCCACTCTTTGAGTAgtgcaacacacacacacacacacacacacacacacacacacacacacacacacacacacacacacacacacacacacacacacacatcacacacaACGCATAcccatacatacacacacatacatacatacacacacacacaacacacacaacacacacatagacacacacacacacacacagacacacacacacacgcacaaacacacgtacacagacATTGCCACAATAAGGTCCTTACTTCGTGAACACCAGTGGAACATTACTTCTCGAGTATGTGACGGTGATGTTTAGCTTGTTCTCCTTTAAGAGCGCCTCCAGTGACTCAAGAGACCGGATAACTGCCCCTGTCCTTAACTTCACATAGCTGAAGACGCTGTTGTTTAGTAGGGTCAGATGTTGGAGAACACCCTCTCTCGTACGCGTGTCTTTTGACGAAAGTTCCGTTCCTAGTTGTTTTACTCCCGTCCAGTTAATGAAGGATAAGTTTGATTTTCGTCCAACGTCCTGAAGATGAAAAAAATTTGAGtatacattgaaaaaaattgcaccTGTACAAACAGGTGTTAGATGTTAGATAAGCAATTAATAAAAGTCTCGATAAAGATTCTTTGTTCCCTTCTTTTGCATAACCGATTAAAtgacttccgaaaataatttcatcaggttggtagaatataaaatataggagattctttttacacaaccaggtaatctcacctgctaacgtttcggtgtctgtcagacaccttcttcagagcttctgactggagtactgcttctcaccgctatacgtagccgatgtaggtggcgcttttacggtgagaacactgtcccaaacgtggctaagcttacgacgaggggggatacaagcttagcggtgagaagcagtactccagtcaaaagctctgaagaaggtgtctgatagacatcgaaacgttagcaagtgagattacctggttgtgtaaaaagaatctccaccATCCCGGTTAAATGACTGTATATGCGTTACGGTAACACATCACTTGAGCACAGTAGGCACAAGCTTCGAAAGACAGGACTggaaggtttgatccactcgcaACGAGAATAATCCCtgtactcttttcgataagtgtggtgggttctttaaggtTAACGTgattgaggtgtggctctccttaacaCGGTTATGCATTGTAGGGAAGTTGAGATTGCTTCTTAAGAATTTGAGAATCTGAAGAAAGTGTCTTCTTACAAAATATCCTTTCTTACCTGCTCGTAATCTTTTATGGCGGCCATATTCAttctgatgacgtaatcatgactgTCGATCTCGTTCCCACAGCTGCTGTTGAGAAGTATCCCACCGTTACCAACGATTGCGCATGCGTGATAATGATGAACTGGTGTTTTTGGTGTTGGACAGCCTTTCCTCTTTTTACACTTCTTTTTACGGTTTTTGTAGTCGGAGAAGTATGCAAAGTTCTCAAACGGTTTCAGTTTCTGCAATGACTTGTCAAGTCTGAAAAAAGGAAATATAGAGTTAACAGTGCATTAACCTTGcacaagaatgaatgaatgaatgaatgaactttattgctcgacaattgtacacggcaaaatgtatggcaacaatgacaaggcaatcaatacaatgaatACTAAaatagtctattctattctgaacaCTATAACCACAAGAATATGAACGCAATTGGGGTACCGACATGATATACGTTAAACATTTCTGTCtattacaatacattctctcttttgtagagcgctacatatgtattggcctaagtacttagatatggtgtcggggcatgacataagtagattaaaaatgtctgtgtttgccTTTGGCAAAGGTTTACTGGATGATCTTCAGTCCATCCATTAGCAAAACACCGTTACTTATCATTTATAAAGATCCTTGCCCTAAATTTCAATGTTTGATCTTACACAGACAGAATTTAACGTCAACTCAGCTTTAGATAATTAGTAGTAGTTGGTAATATACTGTGTTAGGTATAACGAGTGCTATCCTTTTGTCATACAAAAATGGCTTCTTGGACAACTGAATGCCTTGGAGAAAACTTCAAGGTGATTTATTTGTCGAAAGATCAAAATACTACTTATGGAGTTTTGGACCACCTTGTGAGATTCTTTTTCACGTTCGcgtctaactttttttttcttggctgCAAATTCTTCGTCACCTTAGGTGCCCTGAATGAACGACTAGACAGTAGTTATTGTGTGAAAAGAATAACAACAACATGACATAGTAGCGTCCAGTGTCAGAAGAAGTCAAGTTGCTATGTGATGATTAAGCCTAGTGTCGACGCCAATTGTTATCCAGGTTGAAAATTGTagcaacacacatatatataatgaataactttattgcacgacaattgtacatgtcgTATGTATGGCAAgtattcgtaaacataatacaaagtagaagtatagaataaattaacatcctaattactaatacaatacaataagggctagcatacatttttatatagcgtaacagttatgatctagttggtttaatcattagttttggtatttttcctaatgtgaaagcagtcgttaagatatCTACGTATTTTcgtattgtggggattgttgcatttaaatatatatatatatatatatatatatatatatatatatgatgttttacgtcaTAAGCTATTAACACTTGTTTTAAGCTATTAAcacttctcaaaacaagtacaagtttaagagtctcgatgctacagaccgttttgagtacatatttaaatgcaacattccccacaatgcgaacataggtaaatatctaaacgactgttTTTACAtaagaaaaaataccgaaactatgattaaaccaactcgattataCAACTATgtcaaaaacgtatgctagcccttattgtattgtactagTAATttggatgttaagttttattctatacttctattttgtttaCGAATTAtggccatactttgtaccatgtacaattgtcgtgcaataaagttcttctatagtTGTAAATTAGGAATATGTGAAAAGACTGAATATATAAACCACCTTGTGAGATTATTTTTCACGTCCACGTCGACCGTATTGTTTCCTGTTGGCTGGACATGTTTCGTCACTTTAGGGGCCCTGAATGAACAGATATGAATAGACAGCAATTATTGTATGAGGAACATCAAAATTGTATAATAGCTTCTGTGATGTCAGTAATATAGATCAAGTTACTATATCATGATTGAGCATAGCTATAGCATTGTCAGTTATACTGTTAAAGgtaacccaagcaatattagggcccgaaaattggattttgaaagtcaagttatttagtcatttctatacatgattagttcaaagaacgttatcacaatgtatagcaacgtccatcatgcaaaaatatgacgttgttgtgatgtgagaactcactgaaaattttttgtaggctcgtgaaactaaggggatcatcgtacggcacgattttgcgtggttttaaaatgttcgaagtatgaagttattacgcaactgtgctaaacaatgttagtacaTGTCACTTTcgtaaagatttcagcatttttaatgtctattttttgggccctaatattgctttggttgcctttaacagttAAGAAATAATGTCTGCACCCCTTCCAATACATCTGTCAATATTGAAGTGTGTATTCAGAGAGGTGGGCGTGACCCTGTTCGCTTGTCTTACATGCAGGGTCATGAACTGTGACTCACCTTGTAGTGTTggcttgtatgtgtgtgtctaagACCATCTGTCTCAGCTGGATTCTATTCTGCACTGCCTTTAGACTGTAACTGTTAAAACAAACATGATTTAGTCAAATGTTTTggcaaaaaatgtaataatagtAAAACGCGCTACAGTACGGCAGTATAAGACAGTAAGGGATATTGGCATTGCTTGTATTAATACCATAACACAATGCAAAGAGCCATTGTCTAAATGTATAACAAAGCACAAACGTTTAAACGATCAATAGACACATTTACGAATAAGTTATGTTGAAGTATTTTGGCGCTTGTGTTTTGAAAATCGGTTTCTTTCTTGAGTCTATTTTTATACCAAAAGACTTACGTATTATGAATGTTTTCGAACGACGCACGTATGCGTAAACAATTTATGACCTTTGCGTACGTTCGAATGCAATACTAAAGCTATATGATCTGGAATAATATTGATGCCCTTACCTTGTTAATGTTGAGATGTCAAAAGTTACAAAGTTGTAGTAGAGTATTACCGATAACGTGAAGAGAATGGTCAACATAAAGAACGACATCGGCCGGGATGGAGTCACCATCTTGATAGCACTGTGTTTTTACAGACAACCCGTCCGACTACTAATTAGTGGGTTCATTATGTAGTCAACGTTTACAGAAGATAACAAATAGTTAATCGAACACTGAAGTTTTACAAACGGCCTCCTCGACAAAATAATGAAAGGGGGATAGCAGCATTCTTCCAGGACAGAGGGGCGATTTTAAGAAACGCTAAAGGCTTAAGATATAACACTTCAGATCAGCTATAAGAATGAAGGACGTTTTTCTTGACTATGATGACCGGAAAACCCACTTAGGGCCATGCCATTCTattgacgggggggggggggtggtaagAAGGTATAGGAAACTGCACGGTTTCACAATGATTAAACATTTAAACTGCATAGAAAGTTTGACAAACACACATTCAATACCTGAGAGAACAAAACTTCGTGTTTTGCCCGAGTTATGAAATAACGTTTTTCAAGTATGAATAATCAAATTTCATAGGGGGCAAGGGGTATTTATTTTTGGCCGCTGACccacaaaacaaaaatagtttACCCTGTTGACATGTATTTCACTTTTGAactcagcaaggaggttagaaatacacatggAACAACGACTGAGCTTTTTGCAATGCTGGACGTTCATTTGAAGTTCAATGTTGTCAAAACGCTAGTATGCTCCACCAAAGGAGGTTATCTATTAAATTCAAattatgaggataaacgctattcacctttatttccgcTTGTTCAATTGAAT
This genomic window contains:
- the LOC136421695 gene encoding CMP-N-acetylneuraminate-poly-alpha-2,8-sialyltransferase-like isoform X1, whose protein sequence is MVTPSRPMSFFMLTILFTLSVILYYNFVTFDISTLTSYSLKAVQNRIQLRQMVLDTHIQANTTRAPKVTKHVQPTGNNTVDVDVKNNLTRAPKVTKNLQPRKKKLDANVKKNLTRLDKSLQKLKPFENFAYFSDYKNRKKKCKKRKGCPTPKTPVHHYHACAIVGNGGILLNSSCGNEIDSHDYVIRMNMAAIKDYEQDVGRKSNLSFINWTGVKQLGTELSSKDTRTREGVLQHLTLLNNSVFSYVKLRTGAVIRSLESLEALLKENKLNITVTYSRSNVPLVFTKPLRETFIPKLKSPTSGLIAYILASRFCDVITLYGFYPFATDMRNRTLFYHYYDKSKVARRRRGRHNFGIEHDFFTLLHQNGLVRLVSDICE
- the LOC136421695 gene encoding alpha-2,8-sialyltransferase 8B-like isoform X2, producing MVTPSRPMSFFMLTILFTLSVILYYNFVTFDISTLTSYSLKAVQNRIQLRQMVLDTHIQANTTRAPKVTKHVQPTGNNTVDVDVKNNLTRLDKSLQKLKPFENFAYFSDYKNRKKKCKKRKGCPTPKTPVHHYHACAIVGNGGILLNSSCGNEIDSHDYVIRMNMAAIKDYEQDVGRKSNLSFINWTGVKQLGTELSSKDTRTREGVLQHLTLLNNSVFSYVKLRTGAVIRSLESLEALLKENKLNITVTYSRSNVPLVFTKPLRETFIPKLKSPTSGLIAYILASRFCDVITLYGFYPFATDMRNRTLFYHYYDKSKVARRRRGRHNFGIEHDFFTLLHQNGLVRLVSDICE